A single genomic interval of Leptospira dzoumogneensis harbors:
- the secY gene encoding preprotein translocase subunit SecY, producing the protein MLTSIANIFKIPELRNKVFFTLGMLLLFRLGTHITIPGIDPKVVSAIALDANAAEGLVGMFDMFAGGALLNFSIFALGIMPYISSSIIMQLVMVLVPSLQKLQKEGEEGRKKISQYTKYGTILLCGVQSLAVIRLAQRWSYGADNAPALHPGLIHSSVESWFFFIALLSITTGTVLLIWLGEQITERGIGNGISLLIFAGIVGRLPVSVAQLFRENFVDGLNIIILLLLFILLIALTVLLTQGVRKVPLQYGKQMVGRKMVQAKSQSIPFKVNGASVMPIIFASSLLLFPQTIIQQISELPNWAGWVLLLDYLNPFSQTWYHAAFYFFVYIALIVFFAYFYTAIQFNPGELAENLRKYNGFIPGIRPGSHTKEYIEKVLNRITLPGAVFLAGLALAPYIIIRFLNLGTNSGGGSLVYTFGGTSLLIMVGVALETLKQLESQLLMRNYDGFLKKTKIKGRS; encoded by the coding sequence ATGCTGACTTCGATTGCAAATATTTTCAAAATTCCAGAGTTGAGGAACAAGGTTTTCTTTACTCTTGGCATGCTCTTACTCTTCCGTCTTGGAACTCATATTACTATTCCTGGTATTGATCCTAAAGTAGTTTCCGCAATCGCTTTGGATGCAAACGCAGCCGAAGGTCTTGTGGGGATGTTCGATATGTTCGCGGGAGGAGCTCTTCTGAACTTCTCCATTTTCGCGTTAGGGATCATGCCTTATATCTCTTCTTCCATCATTATGCAGTTAGTGATGGTTCTTGTGCCTTCTTTACAAAAACTCCAAAAAGAAGGAGAAGAAGGTCGTAAGAAGATCAGCCAATACACTAAATACGGAACGATCCTGCTTTGCGGAGTTCAGTCTTTAGCTGTGATCCGTTTGGCTCAACGCTGGTCTTATGGAGCGGACAATGCACCCGCTCTTCACCCAGGTTTGATCCATTCTTCTGTTGAATCTTGGTTCTTCTTTATTGCATTATTATCCATCACCACCGGAACAGTTCTTTTGATCTGGTTAGGTGAGCAAATCACTGAGAGAGGGATCGGTAACGGTATTTCTCTTTTGATCTTTGCAGGTATCGTAGGACGTCTTCCTGTTTCCGTAGCTCAGTTGTTCCGTGAGAACTTCGTAGACGGACTGAATATTATCATCCTTCTTCTTTTATTCATTCTACTCATCGCGTTAACTGTTCTTCTTACTCAAGGTGTCCGTAAGGTTCCTTTACAGTACGGAAAACAAATGGTGGGAAGAAAAATGGTCCAAGCTAAGTCTCAAAGCATTCCTTTTAAAGTGAATGGCGCGAGCGTAATGCCGATCATATTCGCTTCTTCTTTATTACTTTTTCCTCAAACGATCATCCAACAGATATCCGAGCTTCCTAACTGGGCGGGTTGGGTACTTCTATTGGATTATCTGAACCCATTCTCTCAGACTTGGTATCACGCTGCGTTTTACTTCTTCGTATATATCGCGCTGATCGTATTCTTCGCTTATTTTTATACTGCGATCCAATTCAATCCTGGAGAACTTGCGGAAAATCTTCGTAAGTATAATGGATTCATTCCTGGGATTCGTCCAGGTTCTCATACTAAGGAATATATCGAGAAGGTCCTTAATAGGATTACTCTTCCTGGTGCGGTTTTCTTAGCAGGCTTGGCACTCGCTCCTTATATCATTATTCGTTTCTTGAATTTAGGAACAAACTCCGGTGGTGGATCTTTGGTTTACACTTTCGGTGGAACTTCTCTACTCATCATGGTAGGGGTGGCTTTGGAAACTCTGAAACAATTAGAGTCCCAATTGCTTATGAGAAACTATGATGGTTTCTTGAAAAAAACTAAAATTAAGGGAAGGTCTTAA
- a CDS encoding adenylate kinase, which yields MNSIIFMGPPGAGKGTQAKILCDTLGIPQISTGDILRAAVKNGTQMGLEAKKYMDAGDLVPDSVVIGIIKDRLVEPDCKNGFLLDGFPRTVEQADALDKILSTEGLKIKRAINLEVPDQELLERLLKRAEIEGRSDDNETTIKSRLETYNKKTLPLLDYYAAKGNLSRVNGVGNLDTVTKLIEKELA from the coding sequence ATGAATTCTATCATTTTCATGGGCCCTCCGGGTGCTGGTAAAGGTACCCAAGCAAAGATCCTTTGCGACACTTTGGGAATTCCTCAGATCTCTACAGGAGATATTTTGAGAGCTGCCGTTAAAAACGGAACCCAAATGGGATTAGAAGCAAAGAAATACATGGATGCCGGAGACTTAGTTCCGGATTCGGTTGTTATCGGTATTATCAAAGATCGTCTTGTAGAGCCTGATTGCAAAAACGGATTTTTATTGGATGGATTTCCAAGAACCGTAGAGCAAGCGGATGCTTTGGATAAGATCCTAAGCACGGAAGGTTTGAAGATCAAAAGAGCGATCAATCTAGAAGTTCCCGATCAAGAACTTCTGGAACGTTTATTAAAACGTGCAGAAATCGAAGGTCGTTCCGACGACAACGAGACTACGATCAAGAGTCGTTTGGAAACTTATAACAAGAAGACTCTTCCATTATTGGACTACTATGCTGCAAAAGGAAATCTCTCCCGTGTAAACGGAGTGGGGAACTTGGATACAGTCACAAAACTGATCGAGAAGGAGTTAGCTTAA
- the infA gene encoding translation initiation factor IF-1 has translation MAKEDAITVDGTVLEPLPNAMFRVELENGHKVLAHISGKMRMHYIRILPGDKVTVELSPYDLTKGRITYRKK, from the coding sequence TTGGCGAAAGAAGATGCAATCACCGTGGACGGAACCGTTTTGGAACCTCTCCCAAACGCAATGTTCCGCGTTGAGCTGGAAAATGGTCATAAGGTTTTAGCCCATATTTCCGGCAAAATGAGAATGCATTATATCAGGATCCTTCCAGGCGACAAAGTCACCGTGGAACTTTCTCCTTACGATTTGACCAAGGGTAGGATTACCTACCGCAAAAAATAG
- the rpmJ gene encoding 50S ribosomal protein L36, which yields MKVRTSVKKICTSCKVIRRKGVIRVICTNPKHKQRQA from the coding sequence ATGAAAGTAAGAACTTCCGTAAAAAAAATCTGCACTAGCTGCAAAGTTATCAGAAGAAAAGGTGTGATCAGAGTGATCTGCACCAACCCTAAACACAAGCAAAGGCAAGCATAA
- the rpsM gene encoding 30S ribosomal protein S13 has product MARIAGIDLPREKRIVVGLTYIYGIGRSTSRKLLAKAGVDEAIRVKDLTDTQEAALRKAIEESIKVEGDLRSENQLNIKRLMDIGCYRGLRHRRGLPVRGQRTRTNARTRKGVKKTVANKKKVTK; this is encoded by the coding sequence ATGGCTCGTATCGCAGGTATCGATCTTCCAAGAGAAAAAAGAATCGTTGTTGGTCTAACGTATATTTACGGAATCGGCCGATCCACTTCTCGCAAACTTCTCGCGAAAGCGGGAGTTGATGAGGCAATCAGAGTGAAGGATCTAACTGACACTCAAGAAGCTGCTCTCAGAAAAGCGATCGAAGAAAGTATCAAGGTAGAAGGAGATCTTCGCTCCGAAAACCAACTCAATATCAAAAGATTGATGGATATCGGATGTTACAGAGGCCTGCGTCATAGAAGAGGTCTTCCGGTTCGTGGTCAAAGAACCAGAACGAATGCCCGTACTCGTAAGGGTGTTAAGAAGACCGTTGCCAATAAGAAGAAGGTGACTAAGTAA
- the rpsK gene encoding 30S ribosomal protein S11, which translates to MAEDKKGKKEKKVKKKEKKVVPRGKVYITASFNNTIITITDLAGNTLSWSTAGAMGFRGSKKSTPYAAQIAAGNAAEKAIDSTGLAEVDVLVSGPGIGRESAIRSLVARGLSIKMIKDVTPLPHNGCRPRKRRRV; encoded by the coding sequence ATGGCTGAAGATAAAAAAGGCAAAAAAGAGAAAAAGGTTAAGAAGAAGGAGAAAAAGGTCGTTCCTCGAGGAAAGGTCTATATCACCGCTTCTTTTAACAATACCATCATCACCATCACTGACTTGGCAGGAAACACTCTGTCTTGGTCAACCGCTGGTGCTATGGGTTTCCGTGGATCCAAAAAATCCACTCCGTATGCGGCACAGATCGCAGCGGGAAATGCTGCCGAGAAAGCAATCGACTCTACCGGTTTAGCCGAAGTGGATGTTCTGGTTTCCGGCCCGGGTATCGGACGCGAATCTGCGATCCGTTCCTTAGTTGCTAGAGGACTTTCCATTAAAATGATCAAAGACGTTACACCTTTACCGCATAACGGTTGTCGTCCGCGCAAGAGAAGAAGGGTTTAA
- the rpsD gene encoding 30S ribosomal protein S4: MARYRGPVVKLMRREGVNLYLKSSFTFNRDKFHKKGPPGMQPKRKPKISEYGSQLREKQKLKRAYGLLEKQFRSLYEEASHAHGVTGEILLQLLERRLDNVVYRLGFAVTRRQARNFIAHNHILVNGEKVDIPSFRLKVGDKIEIKPKFRTSGFITQNIQLAQSLNNIPSWVSSDFIQFSGEILSLPERHHIDIPVKEQVIVELYSK, from the coding sequence ATGGCAAGATATAGAGGACCTGTCGTTAAACTAATGAGGAGAGAAGGTGTTAACCTTTACCTCAAATCCAGTTTTACTTTCAATAGAGATAAGTTCCATAAAAAGGGACCTCCTGGAATGCAACCTAAACGGAAACCGAAAATTTCCGAGTACGGTTCTCAGCTTCGTGAAAAACAGAAGTTGAAAAGAGCTTACGGACTTTTAGAAAAACAATTCCGTAGCCTTTATGAAGAAGCATCTCACGCTCACGGTGTAACCGGTGAAATCCTTCTTCAACTTTTAGAAAGAAGATTAGATAACGTTGTATATCGTTTAGGTTTCGCAGTGACTAGACGTCAGGCGAGAAACTTCATCGCTCACAACCATATTTTGGTAAATGGAGAGAAAGTGGATATTCCATCTTTCCGTTTGAAAGTAGGCGATAAGATCGAGATCAAACCTAAATTCAGGACTTCTGGTTTTATTACCCAGAATATCCAACTGGCTCAATCTCTGAATAATATTCCTTCTTGGGTGTCTTCTGATTTCATTCAGTTCTCAGGAGAAATTCTGTCTTTGCCGGAACGTCATCATATCGACATTCCAGTAAAAGAGCAGGTGATCGTGGAGTTGTACTCCAAGTAA
- a CDS encoding DNA-directed RNA polymerase subunit alpha, translated as MSLKSLLKGFKRPKKIEFTTEANTPNYGKFVAEPFERGFATTIGNSLRRTLMSSIEGAAISALRIEGVNHEFSYIEGVAEDVTRIILNLKQVRIKYEPEDKDQSKVIHLELKGAGYFRAGDLAVDSSIEIMNPDLHIATLNEDANLVLDLEIQRGRGYVPAEDKKKDIEVLGTIPIDSIFSPVQKVIFEISETRVAQRSDYEKLTLEVWTDGSISPEDAVAQAAKILKEHLTVFINFEEELEEEEDELDEADEKLKASLSKHVEELELSVRSLNVLRSLEIDFVGDLVKRSEEEMSKSKHYSEQGLAELKSKLAGLGLSFGMRDF; from the coding sequence GTGTCTCTAAAAAGTTTACTCAAAGGATTTAAACGTCCCAAAAAGATCGAATTTACTACGGAAGCGAATACTCCGAACTACGGAAAATTCGTAGCGGAGCCTTTCGAGCGCGGTTTTGCGACCACAATCGGAAACTCTCTTCGTAGAACTCTAATGTCTTCCATCGAAGGTGCGGCTATCTCCGCTCTTCGTATCGAAGGTGTGAACCATGAGTTCTCTTATATCGAAGGAGTCGCTGAAGACGTTACTCGTATCATCCTAAACCTCAAACAAGTTCGTATCAAATACGAGCCTGAGGATAAGGACCAAAGCAAAGTTATCCATTTGGAATTGAAAGGTGCAGGATATTTCAGAGCCGGAGATCTGGCTGTGGATTCTTCCATCGAGATCATGAACCCGGATCTACATATCGCAACTTTGAATGAAGACGCGAACCTTGTATTGGATCTGGAAATCCAAAGAGGAAGAGGATACGTTCCTGCAGAAGATAAGAAGAAGGATATAGAAGTTCTTGGAACTATCCCAATCGACTCTATCTTCTCTCCGGTCCAAAAAGTAATTTTTGAGATTTCCGAGACCCGTGTGGCTCAGAGATCCGATTATGAAAAATTGACTCTGGAAGTTTGGACAGACGGATCCATTTCTCCCGAGGATGCAGTCGCTCAAGCGGCTAAAATCCTTAAAGAACACCTTACAGTATTCATCAACTTCGAAGAAGAATTAGAGGAAGAAGAAGACGAGTTAGACGAAGCAGACGAGAAATTGAAAGCTTCCCTTTCCAAACATGTGGAAGAACTCGAACTTTCCGTACGTTCCCTAAACGTTCTTCGCAGTCTGGAGATCGACTTCGTTGGAGATCTGGTAAAAAGATCCGAAGAAGAGATGTCCAAATCTAAACATTATAGCGAGCAAGGTCTCGCGGAACTTAAGTCTAAACTTGCCGGTTTGGGACTTTCGTTCGGAATGAGAGATTTCTAA
- the rplQ gene encoding 50S ribosomal protein L17: MNKRNKVKHLNREKGHRDALINNMITSLFKYERIESTQAKLKVVRSHAEKIITRAKRNLATDIAPAVALHNKREVLKRVKDRNIVTKLFEDIAVRYAAVNGGYTRILKKINRASDNSEVGILELTNRKDRSSLIQEIKDKREAISDAKKEKAAAPAPAKKEKAPKKEAAPKAKAAKKPAAPKKAVKKAAPKKKK, from the coding sequence ATGAACAAAAGAAATAAAGTAAAACATCTCAACCGCGAAAAAGGTCATAGAGACGCTCTGATCAATAACATGATCACTAGTCTTTTTAAATACGAGAGAATCGAATCCACTCAAGCAAAATTGAAAGTGGTTCGTTCTCACGCTGAGAAGATCATCACCAGAGCGAAAAGAAATCTTGCGACTGATATCGCTCCTGCGGTTGCACTTCATAATAAACGTGAAGTTCTAAAAAGAGTAAAGGATCGTAATATCGTTACGAAACTTTTCGAAGATATCGCAGTTCGTTATGCGGCTGTAAACGGCGGATACACTAGGATCCTGAAAAAGATCAACAGAGCTTCTGATAATTCCGAAGTAGGAATTTTAGAGCTCACTAACAGAAAAGATCGTTCCTCTCTTATCCAAGAGATCAAAGATAAGAGAGAAGCTATTTCCGACGCTAAAAAGGAAAAAGCGGCGGCTCCTGCTCCGGCTAAAAAGGAAAAAGCTCCTAAAAAAGAAGCTGCTCCTAAAGCTAAAGCAGCTAAGAAGCCTGCAGCTCCGAAAAAAGCGGTTAAAAAAGCCGCTCCTAAGAAGAAAAAATAA
- a CDS encoding PP2C family protein-serine/threonine phosphatase — MEEKKELITERIIASGPLTINRIRFGLAGLFLLSLAAAWTQSSAVQNAAYLIGTGSMLGYAYYNHYCNKKYGKIPSMVGKVSVLADITILSVVMFVASWTDRNMASGVIRQIILYAINMIFIVYSVLLLSPTVAKLSGIFSVVGQGLVILNTIFRGVEFTEDELKVISPGYASISEQSLKLVFLAVVSYITRSVILIFRRIGAVEEEYANTLEQKVDERTTEVTKRMEEIQALKVQQDGDYYLTSLLSKPLMTNWNTSQDVSTIFYIEQKKKFTFKNRESELGGDICISGNLLFGSEKEKWTFFLNGDAMGKSLQGAGGAIVLGTAVNNILSRSASHGKTIDINPEAWMLQTHRELDEIFRTFDGTMMASAIFGLIHDKTGKIFILNAEHPWPVLFRDDRSSFLAPELSSWKLGSPFGANIKIHESYLQPGDVLFLGSDGRDDINISSDGINWKMNEDENLFVRIVEDSKGDLDTIAGKLHGVGAIADDLSLIRIGYKELIDPEHPKYNDAVAKYNQAKQHIANKEVPIALELLELSWNLAPNFKESARLIGQIYYDKKEFTKASKWLERYLNLDQESHNIWFLLSLCYKHMKEFQRAADAAEKVRQTQPHRLANLINLSDNYRLLNKFKDARSVLEKAKELDGESALVGKLDEFLKSKGF; from the coding sequence ATGGAAGAAAAAAAGGAACTCATCACGGAGAGAATTATAGCCTCCGGACCGCTGACGATCAATCGGATCCGATTCGGTTTAGCAGGACTATTCTTGCTCTCCCTCGCTGCCGCCTGGACCCAGAGCTCAGCAGTTCAAAATGCAGCGTATCTGATCGGAACAGGCTCCATGCTTGGTTATGCTTACTATAACCATTACTGTAATAAGAAATATGGAAAGATCCCGTCTATGGTCGGTAAAGTTTCCGTGCTCGCTGACATCACTATCTTATCCGTAGTCATGTTTGTAGCCTCCTGGACGGACAGGAACATGGCATCCGGAGTGATCCGCCAGATCATTCTATACGCGATCAATATGATCTTCATCGTGTATTCAGTATTACTATTATCTCCAACTGTTGCAAAACTTTCAGGAATATTCAGCGTAGTCGGACAAGGGCTCGTGATCTTAAACACTATCTTCAGAGGAGTAGAATTCACCGAAGATGAACTCAAAGTTATTTCCCCAGGATATGCATCCATTTCGGAACAATCCTTAAAGTTAGTATTTTTAGCAGTAGTATCTTATATTACCCGAAGTGTGATCCTGATCTTCCGCAGGATCGGCGCGGTGGAAGAAGAATACGCAAACACTTTAGAGCAAAAAGTAGACGAGAGAACCACGGAAGTCACCAAAAGAATGGAGGAGATCCAAGCTCTCAAGGTCCAGCAAGACGGGGATTATTATCTTACTTCTCTCTTGAGTAAACCACTCATGACGAACTGGAATACTTCCCAAGATGTGAGTACCATCTTCTATATAGAACAAAAGAAGAAATTCACATTCAAGAACAGGGAATCCGAACTGGGTGGAGATATTTGTATCAGCGGGAATCTACTGTTCGGATCTGAAAAGGAAAAATGGACCTTCTTCTTAAATGGGGATGCGATGGGAAAATCCCTGCAGGGTGCAGGAGGAGCGATCGTACTAGGAACTGCTGTAAATAATATACTATCCCGTTCTGCAAGTCACGGAAAAACGATCGATATCAACCCGGAAGCTTGGATGCTACAAACTCACAGAGAGTTGGATGAAATATTCAGAACATTCGACGGGACAATGATGGCTTCCGCAATCTTTGGATTGATACATGATAAAACCGGAAAAATATTCATACTGAACGCAGAACATCCTTGGCCCGTATTATTCAGAGATGATAGATCTTCTTTCTTAGCTCCCGAACTTTCCTCATGGAAATTAGGATCCCCATTCGGAGCAAATATTAAAATTCATGAGTCTTATCTGCAACCTGGAGACGTTCTATTTTTAGGTTCGGACGGAAGAGACGATATAAATATCAGTTCAGACGGGATCAATTGGAAGATGAACGAGGATGAGAACTTATTCGTTCGTATCGTAGAAGATTCGAAAGGTGATCTGGACACGATCGCAGGAAAACTACACGGAGTAGGAGCGATTGCTGATGATCTTTCTCTTATCCGCATCGGTTACAAAGAACTAATAGATCCGGAACATCCTAAATATAACGATGCGGTAGCAAAGTACAACCAAGCGAAACAACATATAGCGAACAAAGAAGTACCAATAGCTCTCGAACTTCTAGAATTATCCTGGAACTTAGCTCCAAACTTTAAAGAATCAGCAAGACTGATCGGACAAATCTATTACGACAAAAAAGAATTCACTAAAGCATCCAAATGGTTAGAACGTTATTTGAATTTGGACCAAGAATCCCATAATATCTGGTTCTTATTGTCCTTATGTTATAAACATATGAAAGAATTCCAACGTGCAGCAGACGCAGCGGAGAAGGTCCGGCAAACCCAACCTCATCGTCTAGCGAACCTGATCAATCTTTCGGATAATTATAGACTTTTGAATAAATTCAAAGACGCACGATCGGTATTGGAAAAAGCAAAAGAGTTAGATGGAGAAAGTGCACTCGTAGGTAAGTTAGACGAGTTCCTAAAATCGAAGGGATTTTGA
- a CDS encoding glycoside hydrolase family 5 protein: MKRIQKYIIALGVICIFACSPEKNSSPELIGLLGNGSNLNSKSEYSISGSNPNIPAPHSLDYTNNELERKILVGDKTYNGVTDKIFLDGLGREVSFRGFNISGNVKLVQHGFKPFANDSDAETAFSRLGKTTGSNMIRFTIAWEGTHPSVNTINYTYLDAVISQMRKAISKKMYILLDYHQDLYSRHLFNKNSWHTGNGAPSWIISGSSYPSEYCGIICANWSQNNLTNEAVRRGFRNFWNNASISTSSGTRYVQTEYLWQIGKTAAYIKEKLSSEEFDYIVGLDPFNEPVDGGMEGLSPAQWDNQKLWPFYRKVREALTQNGWQNKLVFAEPLVFWNTNVGVVAPATGGGHLTTLPGEGFAFNSHFYDAGRMGTDLTGIDNATYFKYLDEIRKEARYLNIPSFLSEFGMWLKGVGAKDTPRMINAVYQAMEISDKAQTAKTRFADFYNPIVSGTQWHWDYYYDKHNEYMNGNSSKLITTKDAWNNEDFSVIGNYGTTFNMDYHVTQRAYVRRIQGRAVSSHYNAIGYDTWNNVFAWAAIKTVQNGTKYFGDKRFILVIWKGRSSDAPTEIYLPPHFNKNDTVLITEKRIYNKQIPGTLLQESNEAILTDDRNRESGSGNLALVWDDLDPEEDLNESIHYALLVDGLGATFDIQTLQTLQAGLNIRILNEKKSPIYLTGKMTYGGYPAEQ, from the coding sequence ATGAAGAGAATACAAAAATATATAATCGCCCTTGGTGTTATCTGCATTTTCGCCTGCAGCCCGGAAAAAAATAGTTCTCCTGAATTAATAGGCCTGCTTGGAAACGGATCCAATCTAAATTCTAAATCCGAATATTCCATTTCGGGATCTAATCCGAACATTCCTGCCCCTCATAGCCTGGATTATACAAATAACGAATTAGAACGCAAGATCTTAGTTGGAGATAAAACCTATAATGGGGTCACTGATAAAATTTTCTTAGATGGTTTAGGAAGAGAAGTATCCTTCCGAGGGTTCAATATCTCCGGAAATGTAAAACTTGTTCAACACGGTTTCAAACCTTTTGCAAACGATTCAGATGCGGAAACCGCATTTAGCAGATTAGGAAAGACCACCGGCTCCAATATGATCCGATTCACAATTGCTTGGGAAGGAACTCATCCTTCTGTGAACACGATCAATTATACTTATTTGGATGCTGTTATTTCTCAGATGAGAAAGGCGATCTCCAAAAAGATGTATATTCTACTCGATTACCACCAAGATCTTTATTCAAGACATCTATTTAATAAGAATTCCTGGCATACCGGGAATGGCGCTCCTTCATGGATTATCTCCGGAAGTTCTTATCCATCCGAATATTGCGGGATCATCTGCGCTAATTGGAGCCAGAATAATCTCACAAACGAAGCTGTTCGAAGAGGTTTTCGCAATTTCTGGAATAATGCGTCTATTTCCACATCTTCCGGGACCAGATATGTTCAGACGGAATATCTCTGGCAGATCGGAAAGACTGCAGCCTATATTAAAGAAAAGTTAAGTTCAGAAGAATTCGACTATATCGTAGGATTGGACCCATTCAATGAACCTGTAGATGGTGGAATGGAAGGATTAAGTCCCGCACAATGGGATAACCAAAAACTTTGGCCTTTTTATAGAAAGGTGAGAGAGGCTCTGACCCAAAACGGATGGCAAAATAAGCTAGTATTTGCGGAGCCTTTGGTCTTCTGGAACACAAACGTAGGAGTTGTAGCCCCTGCAACCGGAGGAGGACATCTAACTACGCTGCCTGGAGAAGGATTCGCATTCAATTCCCACTTTTATGACGCGGGAAGAATGGGAACAGATCTGACAGGAATAGACAACGCCACGTATTTCAAATATCTGGACGAGATCCGAAAAGAAGCCAGGTATTTGAATATTCCATCTTTCTTAAGTGAATTCGGAATGTGGCTAAAAGGTGTGGGAGCAAAAGATACACCTAGAATGATCAACGCGGTCTACCAAGCCATGGAAATTTCAGATAAGGCTCAGACTGCCAAAACAAGATTCGCAGACTTCTACAACCCGATCGTATCCGGGACCCAATGGCATTGGGATTATTATTATGACAAACATAATGAATATATGAACGGTAATAGTTCAAAACTTATCACTACCAAGGATGCTTGGAATAACGAAGACTTCTCGGTGATCGGAAATTATGGAACGACCTTCAATATGGACTATCATGTGACACAAAGGGCTTATGTGAGAAGGATCCAAGGAAGAGCCGTAAGCTCACATTATAACGCGATCGGATACGATACTTGGAATAATGTATTTGCCTGGGCTGCGATCAAGACAGTACAGAATGGAACAAAATACTTCGGAGACAAAAGATTTATCCTAGTAATTTGGAAAGGTAGAAGTTCGGATGCTCCTACGGAAATCTATCTACCTCCTCATTTTAATAAAAATGATACCGTTTTAATCACTGAAAAACGTATCTACAATAAGCAAATTCCGGGAACTCTATTACAGGAATCGAATGAAGCAATCTTAACGGACGATAGAAATCGAGAAAGTGGCTCCGGAAACCTTGCATTGGTTTGGGACGATCTTGATCCGGAAGAAGATCTGAATGAGAGTATACATTATGCACTATTGGTGGACGGATTAGGCGCAACGTTTGATATCCAAACATTGCAAACTCTGCAAGCGGGACTAAATATTCGGATACTAAACGAAAAGAAGAGTCCAATTTACTTAACCGGCAAAATGACTTATGGCGGTTATCCGGCCGAACAATAG
- a CDS encoding LIC10604 family protein, translating to MKIVWIILFSLVGFMVLIVLSGYLLPKDHIASVEKDLPSSPENIYKIIRDVSEYKNWRSGLKSVNIESDTIWIESDSHGNNIRFGIIEEHSPNYLRTKILNEDLPFGGGWEFEINQNGPITKLKITEKGFVTNPLFRVLSKFVFGHDATMKTFLEDLSKKLEAPGK from the coding sequence ATGAAAATTGTTTGGATCATTCTGTTTAGCTTAGTCGGTTTTATGGTTTTAATTGTGCTTTCCGGATATTTACTTCCGAAAGATCATATTGCAAGTGTGGAAAAAGATCTTCCTTCTTCTCCTGAAAATATATATAAGATCATACGTGATGTTAGTGAATATAAGAATTGGAGAAGTGGCCTAAAATCTGTGAATATTGAATCCGATACGATCTGGATAGAGTCGGATTCTCACGGAAATAATATTCGTTTCGGGATTATAGAAGAGCATTCCCCTAATTATCTAAGAACTAAGATACTAAATGAGGACCTTCCTTTTGGTGGAGGTTGGGAATTCGAAATTAATCAGAATGGCCCGATTACTAAACTAAAAATTACAGAGAAAGGTTTTGTGACGAATCCTCTGTTTAGAGTTCTTTCTAAGTTTGTATTCGGTCATGACGCGACTATGAAAACTTTTTTGGAAGATCTTAGTAAGAAGTTGGAAGCACCGGGAAAGTGA
- a CDS encoding class II aldolase/adducin family protein yields the protein MKAPDSPMDLQKFLPQLVKEGILAKNGCASVKIGKSIWITPKKADLNTIGKKAKTALLEIPLEENQIFPKDIPDEAIQHLSLYLARPEFTVIFHSTQENVMTCSMAGETVRPYLDDMAQIVGPNAKVVPNASDEKGLKKIVSAIGRRNAVYLQNAGALCAHKSLDDAHAVCMVLEKASKAFVESRILGGGKPVPWLEAEAIRFVYQRKYSKQAEKNRG from the coding sequence ATGAAAGCTCCAGATAGCCCGATGGATCTTCAGAAATTCCTTCCTCAGTTAGTGAAGGAAGGAATTTTAGCGAAGAACGGATGTGCAAGTGTTAAGATTGGAAAAAGTATTTGGATCACTCCTAAAAAAGCGGATCTAAATACGATCGGCAAAAAAGCTAAGACTGCTCTTTTGGAAATTCCTTTGGAAGAAAATCAAATCTTTCCGAAAGACATTCCTGACGAAGCAATACAACATCTTTCCCTCTATTTAGCGAGACCTGAGTTTACCGTTATTTTTCATTCTACTCAAGAGAATGTAATGACCTGCTCCATGGCAGGAGAAACAGTTCGTCCTTATTTGGATGACATGGCCCAGATTGTAGGACCTAACGCAAAGGTTGTGCCTAACGCGTCCGACGAAAAAGGTCTAAAAAAGATCGTCTCCGCCATAGGAAGAAGGAACGCAGTATATCTTCAGAACGCGGGTGCATTATGCGCTCACAAAAGTTTGGACGATGCTCATGCAGTCTGTATGGTTTTGGAAAAAGCAAGTAAGGCATTCGTAGAATCTAGGATCCTAGGCGGCGGAAAACCAGTCCCTTGGTTGGAAGCAGAAGCTATCCGATTTGTTTATCAAAGGAAATATTCTAAACAAGCTGAGAAGAACAGGGGATAG